The following proteins come from a genomic window of Pyxidicoccus sp. MSG2:
- a CDS encoding DEAD/DEAH box helicase yields the protein MRTPTDHFLPPESQAAAAPRRGRVIVIAPTRAACEAIELALGLRLETWLERHHGAHVRELARAGKGFGIVAGTGTGKTLAIRPIAEEVVGDGGRTPLKVGVVNREREATPETPGWNVVIVTTGIARRWFQHGDIQSQDMLVIDEIHQTSAELELCLALGKHVGCRFIWLSATVDPAFYVHYLDSAEAIEVSAYDAAKAARVQVERRELLGFLDAAFFREVEAGRRGVGVFLPTRAAVEQVAAQVRTRWPRIHAAYYHGGQPIGVIRPFLEGTAPRPYLLAMTAAGQSALNVPGLDTVVIDDTRFANVVAQGRNVLTRVYLGNNELLQMAGRVHGRVEGGRVFILSDRDIDFFALRPTTPEFQLAGDSERVALTAAALGIRADALDLPVPLDRDAYAEALQRLQARNIVDAQGRLTAYGRAVEALPVERAWAELIVNAEDALLPVLAVCSAIESLHRMTQGERDLDGVLVPGSDHLTVYNLYAEAYREAGSVGEVYGLPRHVFDAGALARWAERRGVLVKAIEDAALAMASVYRSVGVDLPSRMPQAEKDVLLRFTGLLACFMPFDVVIDELTAEGEPVRISKTSVCGSFGAVAGSIRYFADRSGTTQASIEGTQVPLDLLRRYAWRGEPVVAYDARRDSLVLERSLEHSGFELDREVEVLDAWGPELAGQARHALAEALAKGEAHHPEAQRNLPRVEEVREVWRRSGGQTPGLEVPELTARYEALLDGVDSMKDFLARPLALDVESLVAPDVRARFMALPAGAFVREQAVPLVYDVELDEEGMPHGVVWLDLPEKLARTLVEEELPPFDRPVRFRVRRGRRGFVHGDTLYDLQDQLDLPWTSDELEQAGEGGHGRTAGRAPRRHGRR from the coding sequence GTGAGGACTCCCACCGACCACTTCCTCCCGCCGGAGTCCCAGGCCGCGGCGGCACCGCGACGGGGGCGGGTGATTGTCATCGCTCCCACGCGGGCCGCCTGTGAAGCCATCGAGCTGGCCCTGGGGTTGCGGCTGGAGACGTGGCTGGAACGGCACCACGGCGCGCACGTGCGCGAGCTGGCGCGAGCCGGGAAGGGCTTTGGCATCGTCGCCGGCACAGGCACCGGGAAGACGCTCGCCATCCGTCCCATCGCGGAGGAAGTCGTCGGTGACGGGGGCCGGACGCCGCTGAAGGTCGGGGTGGTGAACCGCGAGCGCGAGGCGACGCCCGAGACGCCGGGCTGGAACGTGGTCATCGTGACGACGGGCATCGCCCGGCGCTGGTTCCAGCACGGCGACATCCAGTCGCAGGACATGCTCGTCATCGACGAAATCCACCAGACGTCGGCGGAGCTGGAGCTGTGCCTCGCGTTGGGCAAGCACGTGGGCTGCCGCTTCATCTGGCTGTCGGCCACGGTGGACCCCGCCTTCTACGTGCACTACCTGGACAGCGCCGAGGCCATCGAGGTCTCCGCCTATGACGCGGCGAAGGCGGCCCGTGTCCAGGTGGAGCGCAGGGAGCTGCTGGGGTTCCTGGACGCGGCCTTCTTCCGGGAGGTGGAGGCGGGACGGCGCGGCGTGGGCGTCTTCCTCCCCACGCGCGCGGCCGTGGAGCAGGTGGCCGCGCAGGTCCGCACGCGCTGGCCGCGCATCCACGCGGCGTACTACCACGGCGGGCAGCCCATCGGTGTCATCCGGCCCTTCCTGGAGGGGACGGCGCCCCGGCCGTACCTGCTCGCCATGACGGCTGCGGGGCAGAGCGCGCTCAACGTGCCGGGGCTCGACACCGTCGTCATCGACGACACGCGCTTCGCCAACGTCGTCGCGCAGGGGCGCAACGTGCTCACGCGCGTCTACCTGGGGAACAACGAGCTCCTCCAGATGGCCGGGCGCGTCCACGGCCGCGTGGAGGGAGGGCGCGTCTTCATCCTGAGCGACCGCGACATCGACTTCTTCGCGCTCCGTCCCACGACGCCCGAGTTCCAGCTCGCCGGAGACTCGGAGCGCGTCGCGCTCACCGCCGCCGCGCTGGGCATCCGCGCGGATGCGCTGGACCTTCCCGTGCCGCTGGACCGCGACGCCTATGCGGAGGCACTCCAGCGGTTGCAGGCGCGCAACATCGTCGATGCGCAGGGGCGGCTCACCGCGTACGGGCGGGCCGTGGAGGCGCTCCCGGTGGAGCGGGCCTGGGCGGAGCTCATCGTCAACGCGGAGGACGCGCTGCTGCCCGTCCTCGCGGTGTGCAGCGCCATCGAGTCCCTGCACCGGATGACGCAAGGGGAGCGCGACCTGGACGGAGTGCTCGTCCCCGGGAGCGACCACCTCACTGTGTACAACCTGTATGCCGAGGCGTACCGGGAGGCGGGCTCCGTCGGTGAGGTGTACGGGCTGCCGCGCCACGTGTTCGACGCGGGGGCGCTGGCGCGGTGGGCCGAGCGGCGCGGTGTGCTGGTCAAGGCCATTGAGGATGCGGCGCTCGCCATGGCCAGTGTCTACCGGAGCGTGGGCGTGGACCTGCCCTCGCGGATGCCGCAGGCCGAGAAGGATGTCCTCCTGCGCTTCACCGGCCTGCTCGCGTGCTTCATGCCGTTCGACGTCGTCATCGACGAGCTGACGGCGGAGGGCGAGCCCGTGCGCATCTCGAAGACGAGTGTGTGCGGGAGCTTTGGCGCGGTGGCCGGCTCCATCCGCTACTTCGCCGACCGCTCCGGCACCACCCAGGCTTCCATCGAGGGGACGCAGGTCCCGCTCGACCTGCTGCGCCGGTACGCGTGGCGCGGTGAGCCAGTGGTTGCCTACGACGCGAGGCGCGACTCGCTCGTGCTGGAGCGGAGTCTGGAGCACTCCGGCTTCGAGCTGGACCGCGAGGTCGAGGTGCTGGACGCGTGGGGGCCGGAGCTGGCCGGACAGGCCCGGCATGCGCTCGCGGAGGCCCTGGCGAAGGGCGAGGCGCACCACCCAGAGGCGCAGCGCAACCTGCCGCGCGTCGAAGAGGTGCGCGAGGTGTGGCGCCGCTCGGGAGGGCAGACGCCCGGGCTCGAAGTCCCGGAGCTGACTGCGCGTTACGAGGCACTGCTCGACGGTGTGGACTCGATGAAGGACTTCCTCGCGCGCCCGTTGGCGCTCGACGTGGAGTCGCTCGTGGCACCCGACGTGCGTGCGCGGTTCATGGCTCTACCTGCTGGAGCCTTCGTGCGGGAGCAGGCGGTGCCGCTCGTCTACGACGTGGAGTTGGACGAGGAGGGGATGCCCCACGGCGTGGTCTGGCTGGACCTGCCGGAGAAGCTGGCGCGGACCCTGGTGGAGGAGGAGCTCCCGCCGTTCGACAGGCCGGTGCGCTTCCGGGTGCGCCGTGGCCGCCGCGGCTTCGTTCACGGCGACACCCTGTATGACCTGCAGGACCAGCTCGACCTGCCCTGGACGTCCGACGAGCTGGAACAGGCGGGCGAGGGTGGCCACGGGCGCACGGCGGGGCGTGCGCCACGACGACACGGGCGGCGATGA
- a CDS encoding spermidine synthase: protein MRLLSRQARALAWPRTVLHVGRPPESRVIVTQDGAGRRYLQFEWDGPYQSVVGQGFPLRLELPYTQAVVAGLAFVEAPRRILVVGVGGGAIPMFLRAVLPKAHIDAVESDAGMLDVARRYFGFREDSALQSHVADGRRFIETPGPLYDVIILDAYGPRGIPGPLATRQFLLATRARLAPGGAVVSNVVRTPNPFFHAMVRTWHASFAQLHAFDVEETANCILVALAHPEKLARGMVKARAERLTRSRGIPFSLRARVAHWLDEAPGAAGSEQAILEDPPSPVAP from the coding sequence GTGCGGCTCCTGTCCCGTCAGGCCCGCGCGCTTGCCTGGCCGCGCACGGTGCTGCACGTGGGCAGGCCACCGGAGAGCCGGGTCATCGTGACCCAGGACGGAGCAGGTCGGCGCTACCTCCAGTTCGAGTGGGACGGCCCGTATCAGAGCGTGGTGGGGCAGGGCTTCCCGCTGCGCCTGGAGCTGCCCTACACGCAGGCGGTGGTCGCGGGGCTGGCCTTCGTGGAGGCGCCGCGACGCATCCTGGTCGTAGGCGTGGGCGGTGGCGCGATTCCCATGTTCCTTCGCGCCGTGTTGCCCAAGGCCCACATCGACGCGGTGGAGAGTGACGCGGGGATGCTGGACGTGGCGCGGCGCTACTTCGGCTTCCGTGAGGACTCAGCGCTCCAGTCACACGTGGCCGACGGGCGGCGCTTCATCGAGACGCCCGGCCCGTTGTACGACGTCATCATCCTCGACGCGTACGGCCCGCGCGGCATCCCCGGGCCCCTGGCGACGCGGCAGTTCCTCCTGGCGACGCGGGCACGGCTGGCCCCGGGAGGTGCGGTGGTGAGCAATGTCGTCCGCACACCGAATCCGTTCTTCCACGCCATGGTCCGCACCTGGCACGCGAGCTTCGCGCAGCTCCATGCCTTCGACGTGGAGGAGACGGCCAACTGCATCCTCGTGGCGCTGGCCCACCCGGAGAAGCTCGCGCGCGGCATGGTGAAGGCCCGCGCGGAGCGGTTGACGCGCTCGCGGGGCATTCCCTTCAGCCTTCGCGCGAGGGTGGCGCACTGGCTCGACGAGGCTCCCGGGGCTGCTGGGAGTGAACAGGCCATCCTTGAAGATCCTCCGAGTCCGGTTGCGCCCTGA
- a CDS encoding HEAT repeat domain-containing protein produces the protein MPHSQPVELTPRRSRALLEQRLRTERLAPTELRALLEAKDPEEVHAALLHLKQRLERLEGGDTPSLLVEALPTTLGACAPESQVLLAELARLLPPGVSLARLASLAEGTRPIEAEVAWLVTEVLREPARLATHPGGERLLRAVQRLTLSDAPDAEALVDALCAHPDPEVQLTGLRHLGEALGLGLVTLTHALTVVVCALDATDERVALQAAGLLAEPWAARPDLAPSIHPLQSLLGRSERLAIAALRALAHQGASSALRLVLEDERQWRSVRREAMALLAPFARHEELRLALLVSRQDPLCFGPTCAGLLQTLYRRGVRCEPEDVPLVRELFLASPATAPGVIAEVLSLRQREYIEPLWTLPSTDAAFPRHLALLRELDGNEALNLLRVLLVRPEARPLWPEVIEALGHQGYEASEEPILGAFDAEPWACLEALRHVGGERTVEFLRSHPELSVAAWRAEALDVVAALEDAPPATIPWPVEGEPSREVLASLQPVYSDAAFAEVSRIARQTQHPLRRQAIGQLGREARRRALVPLGELLLDADEAVRAVAHQAISDVGRGLHASGRVRPRGLLTRASEDEAGALVLAECLLDQLQQRDLGDAQIERVLGQLVGRKHPTLAPRLRRYLRHGSVHVQKLALECLACSGDSRAVAWLVPFARSEDIYRLRQALSGLGVFKVDWAVPLLAAGLDHPNMNIKKTAAEALATVGPGWPAPIGVMLGWLRRHDNPGLRESLVRALRAACGRGYVPTVLEALQAAASPREQGLLCEALSGVLSPRTLVALLRRGAGSAKVLLDAVQGGVLELSPEALEELAVLLRRHGLSQWLPDTSDDPEQARLLRERRLDADLAWMDDVLSSGDAATLEAAEEDFTKLLSAAATTGLTDARAAVLKRHLDVIRALLKGPKSSPRRLALSLLTALAGRLSGAERIGALSDVRRAWADESIQPHEALAVMQRLGAVLSLEEARIASALPDERVALWGAERLVLAGELSGQRLMEALVQARSPSVRRFFVPYVLRWVPPLQVLEAVARGPHPDLLETVRKEWGTHVPEDALLAELARAAEATPPAKVGPLVRWMGDVGTEAARVVLRRLARHPEQGLALAALSALGTPASDEDEALLVDLLSHAHVEVRRQAARQLWRIRGLPRLQSLLEDLGEERPLRWVPPGALDRGDLEALRALLGSVEEGMEGEVWLESLVELLEGLRPTARLLPAYVTLLLDVWRLGRGRSGTMAADTLRSLPATRVLPFILPRLREGHTAVLEVLSGNVVWSPELLALFTQARGLERTHFLELLQRGASAHAIEGRKLEDALFRIVHEDEDHREAALRVLGGLASWGRRDEAFRMGGWLVDLANRKEDAVALAALLQGLERQGPEVRIALLSLVDTPALRADVVTALAPILLDDPSLDRNLTPELLRDVERRLETLAWEVPEPDPRALEWMARRREPHVVERLARLLSHRKSSVRLRAHRLLRELVPREQYLELTRELLNDSEAGHVVRAIRTLAFGGHRPAVAEVAALLHDRRNPVARAALEGLLVMGDAALPILRGELAHARPDRRAALAEVIASLEQASEPRLRGAGTA, from the coding sequence ATGCCTCACTCACAGCCCGTCGAGCTCACCCCGCGTCGGAGCCGTGCGCTGCTGGAGCAGCGTCTGCGCACCGAGCGTCTGGCCCCCACGGAGCTGCGCGCCCTGCTGGAAGCGAAGGACCCCGAGGAGGTCCACGCCGCGCTGCTGCACCTGAAGCAGCGCCTGGAGCGGCTGGAAGGAGGCGACACCCCGTCACTCCTGGTGGAGGCGCTTCCCACGACACTGGGGGCGTGTGCGCCCGAGTCGCAGGTGCTCCTCGCGGAGCTGGCGCGCCTGCTTCCCCCCGGTGTTTCCCTGGCACGGCTGGCATCGCTGGCGGAGGGTACAAGGCCCATCGAGGCCGAGGTGGCGTGGCTCGTCACGGAGGTGCTTCGCGAGCCCGCGAGGCTGGCCACGCATCCGGGTGGGGAGCGGCTCCTCCGTGCGGTCCAGCGGCTCACGCTCTCCGATGCGCCCGATGCGGAGGCGCTGGTCGATGCGCTGTGTGCTCACCCGGACCCGGAGGTGCAGCTCACGGGCCTCCGTCACCTGGGCGAGGCGCTCGGCCTGGGGCTCGTGACGCTGACTCACGCGCTGACGGTGGTGGTGTGTGCCCTCGATGCCACCGACGAGCGCGTGGCGCTCCAGGCCGCCGGGTTGCTCGCGGAACCCTGGGCGGCGAGGCCCGACCTTGCTCCCTCCATCCATCCGCTCCAGTCGCTGCTCGGGCGCTCGGAGCGGCTCGCCATCGCCGCCCTTCGTGCCCTGGCTCACCAGGGAGCCTCCTCCGCGCTGAGGCTCGTGCTGGAGGACGAGCGCCAGTGGCGCTCCGTGCGGCGCGAGGCCATGGCGCTGCTGGCTCCCTTCGCACGCCATGAGGAGCTGCGACTCGCGCTCCTCGTCTCACGGCAGGACCCATTGTGCTTCGGCCCCACTTGCGCGGGGTTGCTCCAGACGCTCTACCGGCGAGGCGTACGGTGCGAGCCGGAAGACGTGCCGCTGGTGCGTGAGCTGTTCCTCGCCAGCCCGGCCACTGCGCCCGGCGTCATCGCGGAGGTGCTGAGCCTCCGGCAGCGCGAGTACATCGAACCGCTGTGGACGCTGCCCTCCACGGACGCGGCCTTTCCCCGGCACCTCGCGCTCCTGCGGGAGCTGGATGGCAACGAGGCGCTGAACCTGCTCCGGGTGCTGCTCGTCCGGCCCGAGGCGCGTCCGCTCTGGCCCGAGGTCATCGAGGCGCTCGGACACCAGGGCTACGAGGCCAGCGAAGAGCCCATTCTCGGGGCCTTCGATGCCGAGCCGTGGGCCTGCCTGGAGGCGCTCCGTCACGTGGGCGGTGAGCGCACCGTCGAGTTCCTCCGCTCCCATCCAGAACTGTCCGTCGCCGCGTGGCGTGCCGAGGCCCTCGACGTGGTGGCGGCGCTCGAGGACGCGCCTCCGGCCACCATTCCCTGGCCCGTCGAAGGCGAGCCGAGCCGGGAGGTGCTCGCGAGCCTCCAGCCCGTCTACTCCGACGCGGCCTTCGCCGAGGTCTCCCGCATTGCCCGCCAGACGCAGCACCCGTTGCGGCGCCAGGCCATCGGACAGCTCGGCCGTGAGGCCCGGCGGCGCGCACTCGTGCCACTCGGTGAGCTGTTGCTCGACGCGGATGAAGCTGTCCGGGCCGTGGCGCATCAGGCCATCTCCGACGTGGGTCGTGGGCTCCATGCGAGTGGTCGCGTACGCCCGCGCGGGCTGCTCACCCGTGCATCGGAGGACGAGGCGGGCGCGCTCGTCCTCGCGGAGTGTCTGCTCGACCAGCTCCAGCAGCGGGACCTGGGTGATGCACAAATCGAGCGGGTGTTGGGACAGCTCGTCGGCCGGAAGCATCCGACGCTTGCGCCGCGGCTGCGGCGGTACCTCCGCCATGGGAGCGTGCACGTCCAGAAGCTCGCGCTGGAGTGCCTTGCCTGCTCCGGGGACTCACGGGCCGTGGCGTGGCTGGTTCCCTTCGCACGCTCCGAGGACATCTATCGCCTGCGTCAGGCGCTCAGCGGCCTCGGGGTGTTCAAGGTGGACTGGGCGGTGCCGCTGCTCGCGGCGGGGCTCGACCACCCCAACATGAACATCAAGAAGACCGCCGCCGAGGCGCTCGCGACGGTGGGCCCTGGCTGGCCGGCGCCCATCGGAGTGATGCTGGGCTGGCTGCGGCGCCACGACAACCCCGGTCTGCGTGAGTCCCTGGTCCGCGCGCTTCGTGCCGCCTGCGGTCGTGGCTACGTGCCCACGGTGCTCGAGGCGCTCCAGGCCGCCGCCTCGCCTCGCGAGCAGGGACTGTTGTGCGAGGCCCTCTCCGGTGTCCTGTCACCCCGCACCCTGGTGGCGCTCCTGCGGCGCGGGGCGGGCTCCGCGAAGGTGCTGCTCGACGCGGTCCAGGGTGGCGTCCTCGAGCTGTCGCCGGAAGCGCTCGAAGAGCTGGCGGTGTTGCTGCGCCGCCATGGGTTGTCGCAGTGGCTTCCCGACACGTCCGATGACCCCGAGCAGGCCCGGCTGCTTCGTGAGCGACGGTTGGATGCGGACCTGGCGTGGATGGATGATGTGTTGTCGTCCGGTGATGCGGCCACACTCGAAGCAGCGGAAGAGGACTTCACGAAGCTGCTCTCGGCGGCGGCAACGACGGGCCTCACCGACGCGCGGGCGGCCGTCCTGAAGCGACACCTGGACGTGATTCGTGCCTTGCTGAAGGGGCCGAAGTCTTCCCCCCGTCGACTGGCGCTCTCCCTGTTGACGGCGCTCGCCGGGCGGCTGTCCGGGGCCGAGCGGATTGGCGCACTCTCGGACGTCCGGCGTGCATGGGCGGATGAATCCATCCAGCCTCATGAAGCCCTCGCCGTCATGCAGCGGCTCGGGGCCGTGCTGTCCCTGGAGGAGGCACGGATTGCGTCTGCGTTGCCCGACGAGCGTGTGGCGCTGTGGGGCGCCGAGCGGCTCGTCCTCGCGGGGGAGCTGTCCGGCCAGCGACTGATGGAGGCGCTCGTCCAGGCCCGCTCGCCCTCGGTGCGGCGGTTCTTCGTGCCGTATGTGCTCCGGTGGGTGCCTCCGCTCCAGGTGCTGGAAGCCGTGGCGCGGGGGCCGCATCCGGACCTGTTGGAGACCGTCCGGAAGGAGTGGGGGACGCACGTTCCGGAGGATGCGTTGCTCGCGGAGCTCGCTCGCGCCGCCGAGGCGACACCGCCCGCGAAGGTGGGGCCGCTCGTGCGGTGGATGGGGGACGTGGGAACGGAGGCGGCCCGTGTGGTGCTGCGGCGACTCGCACGACACCCTGAGCAGGGGCTCGCCCTCGCCGCGCTCTCCGCGCTGGGGACTCCCGCGTCGGATGAGGACGAGGCGCTGCTCGTCGACCTGCTGTCCCATGCCCACGTGGAGGTCCGCCGGCAGGCCGCGCGACAGCTCTGGCGGATTCGTGGCCTGCCCCGGCTCCAGTCGCTGCTCGAAGACCTCGGCGAGGAGCGACCGCTCCGGTGGGTACCCCCAGGGGCGCTCGACCGTGGGGACCTGGAGGCCCTCCGTGCGCTGCTCGGCTCCGTGGAGGAGGGGATGGAGGGAGAGGTCTGGCTGGAGTCGCTGGTGGAACTGCTGGAGGGGCTCAGGCCGACGGCGCGCCTGCTGCCGGCGTACGTCACGCTCCTGCTCGACGTATGGCGGCTGGGCCGTGGGCGCTCGGGGACGATGGCGGCGGACACGCTCCGTTCGCTCCCGGCCACCCGGGTGCTGCCCTTCATCCTCCCGAGGCTTCGCGAAGGCCACACCGCGGTGCTCGAGGTCCTCTCCGGCAACGTGGTGTGGAGCCCCGAGTTGCTGGCGCTGTTCACCCAGGCGCGAGGGCTGGAGCGCACGCACTTCCTGGAGCTGCTCCAGCGAGGAGCCTCCGCCCATGCCATCGAAGGTCGCAAGCTGGAGGATGCGCTCTTCCGCATCGTCCACGAGGACGAGGACCATCGCGAGGCGGCGCTGCGAGTGCTCGGAGGGCTCGCCTCGTGGGGGCGTCGCGACGAGGCCTTCCGCATGGGTGGGTGGCTCGTCGACCTCGCGAACCGGAAGGAGGATGCAGTGGCGCTGGCGGCGCTGTTGCAGGGGCTCGAGCGACAGGGCCCGGAGGTGCGCATCGCGCTGCTCTCGCTGGTCGACACCCCGGCGCTGCGGGCGGACGTCGTCACCGCCCTGGCGCCCATCCTCCTGGATGACCCGTCACTGGACAGGAACCTCACTCCCGAGCTGCTGCGCGACGTGGAGCGGAGGCTGGAGACGCTCGCCTGGGAAGTCCCGGAGCCGGACCCGAGGGCGCTGGAGTGGATGGCGCGCCGAAGGGAGCCTCACGTGGTCGAGCGGTTGGCCCGGCTGCTCTCCCACCGGAAGTCCTCGGTGCGCCTGCGCGCGCACCGGCTGTTGCGGGAGCTGGTGCCCCGGGAGCAGTACCTGGAGCTGACCCGCGAGCTGCTGAACGATTCGGAAGCAGGTCATGTCGTCCGGGCCATCCGGACACTCGCCTTCGGAGGGCACCGTCCCGCGGTGGCGGAGGTGGCGGCGCTGCTGCACGACCGCCGCAATCCCGTCGCACGTGCGGCGCTGGAGGGACTGCTCGTCATGGGAGACGCCGCACTGCCCATCCTCCGGGGCGAGCTGGCCCATGCCCGACCGGATCGCCGCGCGGCACTTGCCGAGGTCATCGCGAGCCTGGAGCAGGCCTCGGAGCCTCGCCTTCGCGGGGCCGGCACCGCGTGA
- a CDS encoding aldehyde dehydrogenase family protein gives MLAERYPYYLANRPRQPNAELPVIDKYSGEVVTRVAVADAAAVEEAIAAAVRAAGPMRKLAPYARQEVLEHCVRRFQERFEEFALALCIEAGKPLRDARGEVTRLIETFKAAAEEAVRGGGDVLNLEVSKRTAGYRGFTQRVPVGPVSFITPFNFPLNLVAHKVAPAIAAGCPFVLKPSDRTPVSALLMAEVLAETGLPEGAFSVLPTRLEDVGPFIEDDRLKLLSFTGSEKVGWDLKARAGRKKVVLELGGNAACVVDRDQGEQLDFVADRIAHGAFFQAGQSCISVQRVLVHEELYGALRERLVTRARALRAGNPRDEATTLGPMIDEPAARRLEGWIQQAVKRGATVLAGGGRRGALLEATVLEGVPVDEPLCAEEAFGPVVLLQPFSDFEEALRLVNDGRYGLQAGIFTKDLSRAMRAWDELEVGGVVVGDVPSFRVDTMPYGGVKGSGLGREGVKYAMEDMTELRLLVLRQG, from the coding sequence ATGCTGGCTGAACGCTACCCGTACTACCTGGCCAACCGGCCCCGGCAGCCCAATGCAGAGCTGCCCGTCATCGACAAATACTCGGGCGAAGTCGTCACGCGCGTGGCCGTGGCCGACGCGGCCGCAGTGGAGGAGGCCATCGCCGCCGCCGTGCGCGCCGCGGGGCCCATGCGGAAGCTGGCCCCGTACGCACGGCAGGAGGTGCTGGAGCACTGCGTGCGTCGCTTCCAGGAGCGCTTCGAGGAGTTCGCCCTCGCGCTCTGCATCGAGGCCGGCAAGCCGCTGCGCGACGCGCGGGGGGAGGTGACGCGCCTCATCGAGACCTTCAAGGCGGCGGCGGAGGAGGCCGTGCGCGGCGGGGGCGACGTCCTGAACCTGGAGGTGTCGAAGCGCACGGCGGGCTACCGGGGCTTCACACAGCGGGTGCCCGTGGGGCCTGTCTCCTTCATCACCCCGTTCAACTTCCCGCTCAACCTGGTGGCGCACAAGGTGGCGCCCGCCATCGCCGCGGGCTGCCCGTTCGTGCTCAAGCCGTCGGACCGCACGCCCGTGAGCGCGCTGCTGATGGCGGAGGTGCTCGCCGAGACGGGCCTGCCCGAGGGTGCCTTCTCGGTGCTCCCGACGCGCCTGGAGGACGTGGGCCCGTTCATCGAGGACGACCGGCTGAAGCTGCTCTCGTTCACCGGCTCGGAGAAGGTGGGCTGGGACTTGAAGGCCCGCGCCGGCCGCAAGAAGGTGGTGCTCGAGCTGGGCGGCAACGCGGCCTGCGTGGTGGACCGCGACCAGGGCGAGCAACTGGACTTCGTCGCGGACCGCATCGCGCATGGCGCCTTCTTCCAGGCGGGCCAGAGCTGCATCTCCGTGCAGCGCGTGCTCGTGCACGAGGAGTTGTACGGCGCCTTGCGTGAGCGGCTCGTCACGCGGGCCAGGGCACTTCGCGCGGGCAACCCCCGGGACGAGGCCACCACGCTCGGGCCGATGATTGACGAGCCCGCCGCGCGGCGGCTGGAAGGCTGGATTCAGCAGGCCGTGAAGCGGGGCGCCACGGTGCTGGCCGGAGGCGGGCGGCGCGGCGCGCTGCTCGAGGCCACCGTGCTGGAGGGGGTGCCCGTGGACGAGCCGCTGTGCGCGGAGGAGGCCTTCGGACCCGTCGTGCTGCTCCAGCCGTTCAGCGACTTCGAGGAGGCGCTCCGCCTCGTGAATGACGGCCGCTACGGCCTGCAGGCGGGCATCTTCACGAAGGACCTCTCGCGGGCGATGCGGGCCTGGGACGAGCTGGAGGTGGGCGGCGTCGTCGTCGGGGATGTGCCGAGCTTCCGCGTCGACACCATGCCCTACGGCGGCGTGAAGGGCTCCGGGCTGGGGCGCGAGGGCGTGAAGTACGCCATGGAGGACATGACGGAGTTGCGGCTGCTCGTGCTCCGTCAGGGCTGA